One Spinacia oleracea cultivar Varoflay chromosome 4, BTI_SOV_V1, whole genome shotgun sequence DNA segment encodes these proteins:
- the LOC110780492 gene encoding E3 ubiquitin-protein ligase ATL6-like, producing the protein MEKTLITFIFFLLLLSQRVHAQANPPGIEPDSHNSENFSRPKEIIIVAVIAIIIFIGFYFIYLCCCIDDQLMDFGNWSRWRPWNFTGSSQHSLKTPYGGLDPAVVKSFPTFKYESIKSTLIGKGTLECAVCLMEFNDKDILRLIPKCDHFFHTDCVDEWLVSHATCPVCRFNLTNADLWDYTSPNDDTEDDNDEMSRKRRVMKNLSRSLSTGHMDRFMLRLPREVGKRIKMFDGNTNLWIISGESSTKAGYREGFGEGSSTNRCKSERFGNDKVFSFGKQFTSKEDSFLGVVPVEPAQLLV; encoded by the coding sequence ATGGAAAAAACCTTAATCActttcatcttcttcctcctcctcctaaGTCAACGAGTTCACGCCCAGGCGAATCCACCTGGGATCGAACCAGACTCACATAATAGCGAAAACTTCAGCCGACCAAAGGAGATTATCATAGTAGCCGTGATCGCTATCATTATATTTATTGGGTTTTATTTCATCTATCTTTGTTGCTGCATCGATGACCAACTCATGGATTTTGGAAACTGGAGTCGATGGCGACCTTGGAATTTCACTGGATCATCCCAGCATTCGCTTAAGACTCCCTATGGAGGACTCGACCCTGCCGTAGTCAAGAGCTTCCCAACTTTCAAATACGAGTCAATAAAGTCAACATTGATCGGTAAAGGGACGTTAGAGTGCGCAGTTTGCTTAATGGAATTCAACGACAAAGACATTTTGCGTTTAATACCAAAGTGTGACCATTTTTTCCATACTGATTGCGTTGATGAATGGCTAGTAAGTCACGCTACTTGTCCTGTTTGCAGGTTCAACCTCACAAACGCCGACTTATGGGATTATACATCACCAAACGACGACACTGAAGACGACAATGATGAAATGAGTAGGAAGCGCAGGGTGATGAAGAACTTGTCGAGGTCGTTATCGACAGGGCATATGGATAGGTTTATGCTAAGGTTACCGAGGGAGGTAGGAAAGCGgatcaaaatgtttgatgggAATACTAATTTGTGGATTATTTCGGGAGAAAGTAGCACAAAGGCAGGTTATAGAGAAGGGTTTGGTGAAGGGAGTAGTACTAATAGATGTAAATCGGAAAGATTTGGAAATGACAAGGTGTTTTCGTTTGGAAAACAATTTACGAGCAAAGAGGACTCTTTCCTTGGTGTTGTTCCTGTTGAGCCAGCTCAATTGCTTGTTTGA